The following coding sequences lie in one Bacteroides helcogenes P 36-108 genomic window:
- a CDS encoding bi-domain-containing oxidoreductase, translated as MKQIIQDMKSGKTVLEEVPVPQVKSGYVLVKTSCSLVSLGTERMLVEFGKANLIEKARQQPDKVKQVLDKIKTDGLQPTLEAVFNKLGQPLPLGYCNSGVVVAVGNGVTEFKVGDRVASNGQHAEYVCVPKNLVAKIPENVSDEEAAFTVIGSIGLQGIRLLKPQLGETVVVIGLGLIGLIAAQLLKANGCKVIGVDFDEEKVALARTKGIIGINPAKGTDSVKYVLEETSSYGADAVLITASAKTDEVIHQAAEMSRKRGRIVLVGVIGLDIRRDDFYKKELSFQVSCSYGPGRYDEDYENKGIDYPLPFVRWTEKRNFDTILQAISMENIDVKSLITEEVDLDDYEKIYGDMRKHGSIASILKYPVDAKRNTIVEVASANFSATKGQIGIIGAGNFTSATMLPALMKAGAHIRYIASAQGLSAKVLAQKAGAMKATSDYKEILKDEAVDLVMITTRHNLHASMVLDALRAEKHVFVEKPLCLNQAELNEITETYREAQKKGVTLTVGYNRRFSPFAVKMKQLAGNGVKNIVATMNAGFIPPEVWVHDLKVGGGRIIGEACHFIDLCSFFADSKVIAVCMNAMGENPEENTDNASILLRYENGTNAVINYFANGSKSYSKERVEIYTQEKILVLDNWRELKGYGCKGFSKMKKGMDKGHTAQFALLNDRIRKGGEALIPFDSIVNTTKASFACIDSLKQNKWIEVE; from the coding sequence ATGAAACAAATCATTCAAGATATGAAATCGGGCAAGACGGTACTTGAAGAAGTTCCGGTTCCCCAAGTAAAATCAGGCTATGTTTTGGTTAAAACATCCTGTTCTTTAGTATCTTTAGGAACAGAACGTATGCTTGTTGAGTTTGGAAAAGCAAATCTGATAGAAAAAGCTCGCCAGCAGCCGGATAAAGTGAAGCAGGTACTTGACAAGATAAAAACAGACGGGTTGCAGCCTACGTTGGAAGCTGTCTTTAATAAGTTGGGACAGCCATTACCTTTAGGATATTGTAATTCTGGGGTAGTGGTTGCTGTGGGAAACGGAGTGACAGAATTTAAGGTGGGTGACAGAGTTGCTTCTAACGGTCAACATGCTGAATATGTATGTGTTCCAAAGAATTTGGTAGCTAAGATACCTGAAAATGTATCGGATGAAGAAGCTGCTTTTACAGTAATTGGTTCTATAGGTTTACAAGGTATTCGTTTGTTGAAACCACAGTTGGGAGAAACTGTGGTGGTGATTGGATTAGGTTTGATAGGATTGATAGCAGCACAGTTGTTGAAGGCAAATGGTTGTAAAGTTATAGGCGTTGATTTTGATGAAGAGAAGGTAGCATTGGCACGTACTAAGGGAATAATAGGTATAAATCCGGCAAAAGGAACAGATTCTGTAAAATATGTCCTTGAAGAAACTTCCTCCTACGGAGCTGATGCAGTATTGATTACAGCTTCTGCCAAAACAGATGAAGTGATTCATCAAGCTGCTGAGATGTCAAGAAAAAGGGGGCGTATCGTGCTGGTTGGTGTGATAGGATTGGATATTCGCAGAGATGATTTTTATAAAAAGGAACTGTCGTTCCAAGTTTCTTGTTCTTATGGACCGGGACGTTATGATGAAGATTATGAAAACAAGGGGATAGATTATCCGTTGCCTTTTGTACGCTGGACAGAAAAAAGAAACTTTGACACTATTTTGCAAGCAATATCTATGGAGAATATTGATGTGAAATCATTGATTACTGAAGAAGTGGATTTGGATGATTATGAAAAGATATATGGGGATATGCGCAAGCATGGCTCTATCGCTTCTATCTTGAAATATCCTGTTGATGCAAAGCGGAATACAATAGTTGAGGTTGCATCTGCTAACTTTTCAGCAACAAAAGGTCAAATAGGGATTATTGGCGCCGGAAATTTTACATCGGCAACGATGCTGCCTGCCTTGATGAAAGCGGGGGCACATATTCGGTACATTGCGAGTGCGCAAGGACTATCCGCAAAAGTTTTGGCTCAAAAGGCCGGAGCCATGAAAGCAACTTCTGACTACAAGGAGATTTTAAAAGATGAAGCCGTTGATTTAGTAATGATTACCACCCGTCATAATCTTCATGCTTCAATGGTGCTGGATGCATTACGAGCGGAGAAACATGTGTTTGTGGAGAAGCCATTGTGCTTGAACCAAGCAGAATTGAATGAGATAACTGAAACTTATCGGGAGGCACAAAAGAAAGGAGTAACATTGACTGTGGGGTATAACCGACGTTTTTCTCCTTTTGCGGTAAAAATGAAACAACTTGCCGGAAACGGAGTAAAGAATATTGTAGCAACCATGAATGCCGGATTTATACCGCCTGAAGTATGGGTGCATGATTTGAAAGTGGGAGGAGGACGTATCATTGGCGAGGCTTGCCACTTTATTGATTTGTGTTCGTTCTTTGCAGATAGCAAAGTTATTGCCGTATGTATGAATGCAATGGGTGAAAATCCGGAAGAGAATACGGATAATGCAAGCATTTTGTTAAGATATGAGAATGGAACGAATGCTGTGATAAATTATTTTGCTAATGGTAGTAAGTCTTATTCGAAAGAAAGAGTAGAAATCTATACACAAGAAAAGATACTGGTTCTTGATAATTGGAGAGAATTGAAGGGATATGGTTGCAAAGGGTTCTCTAAAATGAAAAAAGGCATGGATAAAGGGCATACTGCTCAATTTGCGTTATTGAATGATAGAATACGGAAAGGGGGAGAGGCTTTAATCCCATTTGACTCCATTGTAAATACGACTAAAGCGTCATTTGCTTGCATTGATAGCTTGAAGCAGAACAAGTGGATTGAGGTAGAATAA
- a CDS encoding polysaccharide deacetylase family protein, with product MMKHIFMLFFVWLHIDVFFRFWNRKKVTIISYHNPTVEVFSSHIEFLMKKYVIISMNDFLSKVNLPDNSLIITFDDGHKNNVELLPIIKIYSLMPVIYLCSQVVATNHPFWWKCLNGNSAEPYKKCTNIGRLQLLKEKKLYYPKMVLSSPHGLTKDDINTLKNYVIFGSHTRIHPILPQCTQEEQWDEIANSKKELEALCDCPIEHFAYPNGDYNNYSIECVKLAGYKTARTTDVGWNDGNTNRYKLRVIGISDDADMLKLRFQLSGLSLWIQYLLKGSFRGRK from the coding sequence ATGATGAAACATATATTTATGTTGTTTTTTGTTTGGTTGCATATAGATGTATTTTTTCGTTTTTGGAACCGTAAAAAAGTGACAATTATTTCTTATCATAATCCTACTGTGGAGGTGTTTTCGTCACATATAGAATTCTTAATGAAGAAATATGTTATAATCTCAATGAATGATTTTTTATCCAAAGTAAATCTTCCTGATAATTCTTTAATTATAACATTTGATGATGGGCATAAGAATAATGTAGAATTGTTGCCAATAATAAAAATATATAGCTTGATGCCAGTAATATACTTGTGTTCTCAAGTTGTAGCTACAAATCATCCCTTTTGGTGGAAATGCTTAAATGGAAATTCGGCAGAACCTTATAAAAAATGTACAAATATAGGGAGATTGCAGTTATTAAAAGAGAAAAAACTTTATTATCCTAAGATGGTATTAAGTTCACCTCATGGGTTGACTAAAGATGATATTAATACTTTGAAAAATTATGTAATTTTTGGGTCTCATACCCGTATACATCCTATATTACCCCAATGCACTCAAGAAGAACAATGGGACGAAATTGCTAATTCTAAAAAAGAATTAGAGGCATTGTGTGACTGCCCCATTGAACATTTCGCTTATCCAAATGGAGATTATAATAATTATTCAATTGAATGTGTTAAGTTGGCGGGTTATAAGACAGCTAGAACAACGGATGTAGGCTGGAATGATGGAAATACGAACCGATATAAATTGAGAGTAATAGGTATTAGTGATGATGCTGATATGCTTAAATTGAGGTTTCAACTATCAGGATTATCATTGTGGATACAATATTTATTGAAGGGATCATTTAGAGGTAGGAAATAA
- a CDS encoding oligosaccharide flippase family protein, with protein sequence MYLKKEYRRVLENFCSLSVLNIANYIFPIILIPYLTRVLGVEKYGTYIYAYAIMSYFTLFVSYGFEYSATKKVSLIRDNHKMLEEIYSSIMLLRFVFNILVSLIVTFLVLFIPFFKDEAALYSCGLLLVWGQTIIPLWLYQGLERMKFITLISFLSRLISVLLIFVLVRRADDYNDVLLLQGLGYVIGAIISLYIVSFHLHIKFIFPQKRMLYTELKDGWYLFLSTIGMNFYRESNIILLGFFTNYSVVGMYAPAEKVIKAFQSLTSPFVNAIYPFFSRKMCNNGGLESYYKIGRLYSLVLFILSLIIVFFSPILVETFLNENYYKSILDIQIMAFVILFGGMNFYYGIIGLVNMGYSKKFVACVWKAGFFSLLLCSLLSMVLQDRGAAVSMIISEIFLLILIRKELKKIKE encoded by the coding sequence ATGTATCTAAAAAAAGAATATCGTAGAGTTCTTGAAAATTTTTGTTCATTATCTGTTTTAAATATAGCAAACTATATTTTTCCAATTATCTTGATACCTTATTTAACGAGGGTATTAGGAGTCGAAAAATATGGAACATATATTTATGCTTATGCAATAATGAGTTATTTTACTCTTTTTGTGTCATATGGTTTTGAATATTCAGCAACTAAAAAAGTATCCCTTATACGAGATAATCATAAAATGTTAGAGGAAATATATTCTTCTATCATGCTATTGCGTTTCGTTTTTAATATTTTGGTTTCGTTGATAGTTACTTTTCTTGTATTATTCATTCCATTTTTTAAAGATGAAGCAGCTCTATATTCATGTGGATTATTATTAGTTTGGGGACAGACTATAATACCATTATGGTTGTATCAAGGACTTGAGAGAATGAAATTTATAACTTTAATTTCCTTTTTGTCTCGATTAATATCTGTATTGCTAATTTTTGTATTAGTCCGTAGAGCTGATGATTATAATGATGTCTTGCTCTTGCAGGGATTAGGATATGTTATAGGAGCTATTATTTCATTGTATATTGTTTCCTTTCATTTGCATATAAAATTTATATTTCCTCAAAAAAGGATGTTATATACGGAGTTAAAAGATGGTTGGTATCTTTTTCTTTCTACAATTGGTATGAATTTCTATCGTGAGTCTAATATTATTTTATTGGGCTTTTTTACAAACTATTCTGTGGTAGGTATGTATGCTCCAGCAGAGAAAGTAATTAAAGCATTTCAGTCGTTGACATCTCCTTTTGTGAACGCAATATATCCTTTTTTTTCAAGAAAAATGTGTAATAATGGAGGATTAGAATCTTATTATAAGATAGGTCGTTTATATTCTTTAGTACTATTTATTTTATCACTAATAATAGTATTCTTCTCTCCAATTTTGGTAGAAACATTTTTAAATGAAAACTATTATAAATCTATATTAGATATACAAATAATGGCTTTTGTTATATTATTTGGTGGTATGAATTTTTACTATGGTATAATAGGTTTAGTCAATATGGGATATTCTAAAAAATTTGTAGCTTGTGTTTGGAAAGCAGGATTCTTTAGTTTGCTGTTATGCTCTTTATTATCAATGGTTTTGCAAGATAGAGGTGCTGCAGTTTCTATGATTATATCAGAGATATTTTTACTTATTCTAATACGGAAAGAATTAAAAAAAATAAAGGAATAA
- a CDS encoding DUF6337 family protein, translated as MALILFIIESCSIIYFDRKFYGTYYTPAIALSLPMILISILAVAFAQQIGFYSIYLPIFYLWSIGLLFFWLGGIMLSMIICRRGNKRFPAEHYLKLLLRSRKKILYVGIAMAIYIDIYIYINLLRFNFVFDDDWENVISTGMFAHISLFFKLISIFAFSCISSRNKKIFNIGYVYIFLSALLLATLYTVKSGILILLLSAILLRIYIYNVKFKIKYFAYLLLLAFIIFFLSYSLVFGYWAPFDFIINHTIFYFTSSIASFSQYLYHENPMGVSFQFLFMPFFNLYNKIMGLPMQEVISDLWTQIGADASSNVKTFFGTVFIYGGYLGGIFTSFIWGIVAYFSFIMSVKGYWIFSANTCLIITALFFGWFDLYFNTFAYYEYFFYTVMLFLCNLCFVRKK; from the coding sequence ATGGCTTTAATCTTATTTATTATTGAATCCTGTAGTATTATTTATTTTGATAGAAAATTTTACGGTACATATTATACGCCTGCAATAGCATTAAGCTTACCAATGATATTGATTTCAATATTGGCTGTTGCTTTTGCACAACAGATAGGATTCTACTCTATATATTTGCCTATCTTTTATCTATGGAGTATTGGACTTTTATTCTTTTGGTTAGGTGGTATAATGTTATCCATGATTATATGTCGTAGAGGGAATAAACGATTTCCAGCGGAGCACTATTTAAAATTATTGCTAAGGAGCAGAAAGAAGATACTGTACGTTGGAATTGCTATGGCAATATACATAGATATTTATATATATATTAATTTATTGAGGTTTAACTTCGTGTTTGATGATGATTGGGAAAATGTAATTTCTACAGGAATGTTTGCTCATATAAGTCTGTTTTTTAAATTGATTAGTATCTTTGCTTTTAGTTGCATATCTTCTAGAAATAAAAAAATATTTAATATTGGTTATGTATATATTTTCTTATCAGCTCTTCTTCTAGCAACGTTGTATACTGTAAAAAGCGGTATACTAATATTATTGTTAAGTGCGATTTTGCTACGAATATATATATATAACGTGAAATTTAAGATAAAATATTTTGCTTATTTATTGTTGCTGGCATTTATTATCTTCTTTTTATCATATAGTCTCGTTTTTGGCTATTGGGCACCTTTTGATTTTATTATTAATCATACAATTTTCTATTTTACTTCTAGCATAGCTAGCTTTTCTCAATATTTGTACCACGAAAATCCGATGGGAGTTAGTTTTCAGTTTTTATTTATGCCATTTTTTAATTTATATAATAAAATTATGGGGTTACCAATGCAGGAAGTTATTAGTGATTTGTGGACTCAAATAGGAGCTGATGCTTCCTCCAATGTTAAAACATTTTTTGGAACAGTTTTTATCTATGGTGGATATCTTGGAGGTATTTTTACTTCATTTATTTGGGGAATTGTTGCCTATTTTTCATTCATTATGTCTGTTAAAGGATATTGGATCTTTTCAGCTAATACATGTTTGATTATAACTGCTTTATTTTTTGGTTGGTTTGATTTATATTTTAATACATTTGCTTACTATGAGTACTTCTTTTATACAGTAATGTTATTTTTATGCAATTTATGTTTTGTAAGAAAAAAATAA
- a CDS encoding glycosyltransferase translates to MVEKLYIIILNWNGYNYTKDCLISLKKETDMDYTIVLVDNHSEQDEYELLKSYCQNNYSTCVCYNEQQARNGGEIDTERELLSIGCQDKIVLIRNSDNLGFAAGNNVALEYVEKLGYKYVLLLNNDTEIAENAISKLFSFALEHSQFVAFVPQIRLFNPSNRIWNCGGKISWYGARFYYYPNEHIQNVPQTGYKEIDYATGCALLFDMSRTGKLTERFFFGEEDFEFSLRLKKKSLKKVCLFSSVIYHKVSLSQNRISNNNIGKACYHYAIRLADLKEYQNRFLWIISVCIYIIFSFFTLKCNYGASLMQCIVVQREIFKLLKRNDFSKYIFLQTLKLCK, encoded by the coding sequence ATGGTAGAAAAACTTTATATCATTATATTAAATTGGAATGGCTATAATTATACTAAAGATTGCCTCATCTCCTTGAAAAAAGAGACGGATATGGATTATACCATTGTTTTAGTTGATAATCATTCAGAACAAGATGAATATGAATTATTGAAATCTTATTGTCAAAACAACTATTCTACGTGTGTATGTTATAATGAACAGCAGGCAAGAAATGGTGGGGAGATAGATACAGAAAGAGAGCTGTTGAGTATTGGCTGTCAAGATAAAATAGTACTTATAAGAAACTCGGATAATTTAGGATTTGCGGCTGGAAATAATGTAGCATTAGAGTATGTTGAAAAACTTGGCTATAAGTATGTGCTATTATTGAATAATGATACTGAAATTGCAGAGAATGCAATTTCTAAATTGTTCTCTTTTGCGTTAGAACATTCTCAATTTGTGGCATTTGTTCCTCAGATTCGTTTATTTAATCCATCAAATCGTATATGGAATTGTGGGGGAAAAATAAGTTGGTATGGTGCTCGTTTCTATTACTATCCTAATGAACATATACAAAATGTACCTCAGACAGGTTATAAAGAAATTGATTATGCAACAGGTTGTGCTCTTCTTTTTGATATGAGTCGTACTGGGAAACTAACAGAACGTTTCTTTTTTGGAGAAGAAGATTTTGAGTTTTCTTTGAGATTAAAGAAGAAATCTTTAAAAAAAGTCTGTTTATTTTCTTCTGTGATTTATCATAAAGTAAGTTTGTCTCAAAATAGGATATCAAATAATAATATAGGAAAGGCTTGTTATCATTATGCTATAAGATTGGCTGATTTGAAAGAATATCAAAATAGATTTTTGTGGATTATTTCTGTATGTATATATATAATCTTTTCTTTTTTTACATTAAAATGTAATTATGGAGCATCATTAATGCAATGTATTGTTGTTCAAAGAGAGATATTTAAACTATTGAAAAGGAATGATTTTAGTAAATACATCTTCTTGCAAACTTTAAAATTATGTAAATGA
- a CDS encoding glycosyltransferase family 1 protein — MFCKKKIKSQILIIGKRPLPIGGVTIHVDRLVKLLDKLQYDYTFYDLNKFTIYSFIKAISASNIVHLHTSSPILRVFFAICCLAQRKTSLITYHGDLGRFGFVMNFFDFCSVRLCTYPIVINNHSLNMAIKYNFRSTLLSAYIPSIEEPDLEDRIKSELIKLRTKFSFVCITNAYNYSLDKYGQEIYGISDLIAFFAKRLNWGLVISDPSGMYKKKNHSLPRNIIILNRPHSFQKVFDYADCFIRYTSTDGDSLSIHEALDFGLSVVATDVVDRPRGVCAVKRSDMEGLFVVLDNISNLKNKRKFVKHNISDLALIRFYDKIIAELK; from the coding sequence ATGTTTTGTAAGAAAAAAATAAAAAGCCAAATACTAATAATAGGTAAACGACCTCTTCCTATTGGTGGGGTAACAATACATGTAGATAGATTAGTTAAATTGCTTGATAAATTGCAATATGACTATACTTTTTATGATTTGAATAAATTTACTATATATTCTTTTATTAAGGCAATTAGTGCAAGTAATATTGTTCATTTACATACTTCTTCACCAATATTGAGAGTTTTTTTTGCTATATGTTGTTTAGCACAACGAAAGACTTCCTTGATAACGTATCATGGGGATTTGGGACGCTTTGGCTTTGTAATGAATTTTTTTGATTTTTGTTCTGTAAGGCTATGTACTTATCCTATTGTGATAAATAATCATAGTCTTAATATGGCAATCAAATATAATTTTAGGTCCACATTGTTATCAGCTTATATACCATCTATTGAGGAACCTGATTTAGAAGATAGGATAAAGTCTGAACTAATAAAATTGCGAACGAAGTTCTCTTTCGTTTGTATAACAAATGCTTATAATTATTCTTTAGATAAGTATGGGCAGGAGATTTATGGAATATCCGATTTAATAGCATTTTTTGCTAAAAGATTAAACTGGGGATTAGTAATCTCAGACCCTTCAGGCATGTATAAAAAGAAAAATCATTCATTGCCGAGAAATATTATAATATTAAATAGACCTCATTCGTTTCAAAAAGTATTTGATTATGCAGACTGTTTCATTCGCTATACTTCAACAGATGGAGACAGTTTATCTATACATGAAGCTTTAGATTTTGGATTAAGCGTAGTAGCTACTGATGTAGTGGATAGACCACGTGGAGTGTGTGCAGTAAAGCGAAGTGACATGGAAGGACTGTTCGTTGTGCTGGATAATATTTCAAATTTGAAGAATAAAAGGAAATTTGTAAAACATAATATTTCAGATTTGGCATTAATTCGATTTTATGATAAAATTATAGCAGAATTAAAATAG
- a CDS encoding UpxZ family transcription anti-terminator antagonist, protein MSLSEEAISLQRAAHDLMYLGTDGSPVYSDELSRRNGQVYCLATALYDSISGGSTIEEQGNVCLALLMGYSASFIDHGEKQDHIQEVLNRCWDVLDSLPASLLKLRLLTACYGEVFDEPLADEARAIITSWEGQPLTAEQQEAIAEFRNVVDNPYPWEEVEE, encoded by the coding sequence ATGTCTCTTTCCGAAGAAGCAATCTCCCTTCAGCGTGCTGCGCACGACCTGATGTATTTGGGTACGGACGGCAGTCCTGTTTATAGCGATGAATTGTCCCGTCGCAACGGTCAGGTGTACTGCTTGGCCACGGCCTTGTATGATTCTATTTCCGGTGGCTCTACTATCGAAGAACAGGGCAACGTCTGCCTTGCTCTCTTGATGGGCTACAGCGCCTCTTTCATCGACCACGGTGAGAAACAGGATCATATTCAGGAAGTGCTGAACCGTTGTTGGGACGTCCTCGATTCCCTTCCTGCCTCGCTGCTCAAGCTCCGTCTGCTCACGGCTTGCTATGGTGAGGTTTTTGACGAGCCTTTGGCCGACGAAGCCCGTGCCATTATCACCTCTTGGGAGGGACAGCCGCTTACCGCCGAGCAGCAGGAAGCCATTGCCGAGTTCCGGAATGTGGTGGACAATCCCTATCCGTGGGAAGAAGTGGAAGAATAG
- the wecC gene encoding UDP-N-acetyl-D-mannosamine dehydrogenase translates to MKACFMGLGYIGLPTAIIAAKHGIQITGVDINPKVVEMTNQGKLHIIEPGMQELLQEVISAGQLKASTTPEVSDAYFMVVPTPFKGDHEPDISYVEAATRTVIPFLKEGDLYVIESTSPVGTTDKMTNLIFELRPELKDKIYIAYCPERVLPGNVIYELVHNDRVIGGMNEASTDKAIEFYSQFVQGTLHRTNCKTAEMCKLTENSSRDVQIAFANELSLICDKAGINVWELIKLANKHPRVNILQPGCGVGGHCIAVDPYFITADFPMESKIISTAREINNYKAFWCAEKVQNAMLKFELEHHRKPAIAMMGLAFKPDIDDLREAPAKYITTKVMQSCNNANIYVVEPNVQEHNVFKLTDYQEAYANADIVVFLVAHTPFKSLPYDDKKIILDFCGIYKR, encoded by the coding sequence ATGAAAGCATGTTTTATGGGGTTGGGCTATATCGGCTTGCCCACAGCAATTATTGCCGCTAAACACGGCATTCAAATAACCGGTGTTGATATCAATCCAAAAGTGGTTGAGATGACTAATCAAGGTAAATTACATATCATTGAGCCCGGTATGCAAGAATTGCTTCAAGAGGTAATTTCGGCCGGTCAATTAAAGGCTTCAACTACCCCTGAGGTTAGTGACGCCTATTTTATGGTTGTACCAACTCCTTTCAAGGGTGACCATGAACCGGATATTTCTTATGTAGAAGCTGCTACTCGTACAGTGATTCCCTTTTTGAAAGAAGGAGACTTATATGTGATTGAGTCAACTTCTCCAGTTGGCACTACTGATAAGATGACCAATCTGATATTTGAATTACGCCCGGAACTGAAAGATAAAATTTATATTGCTTATTGTCCGGAACGAGTGCTGCCGGGAAATGTTATCTACGAATTAGTTCATAATGACCGCGTGATTGGTGGTATGAATGAGGCATCCACTGATAAAGCCATTGAATTTTACAGTCAGTTTGTACAAGGTACGCTTCATCGTACTAATTGTAAAACGGCGGAAATGTGTAAATTGACGGAAAACTCTTCCCGTGACGTGCAAATAGCTTTTGCCAATGAGTTATCTTTGATTTGTGATAAGGCTGGTATAAATGTTTGGGAGTTGATAAAATTGGCAAACAAGCATCCTCGTGTCAATATTCTCCAACCGGGTTGTGGTGTGGGCGGTCATTGTATTGCGGTGGACCCTTATTTCATTACTGCAGATTTTCCTATGGAGTCTAAGATTATTTCTACTGCTCGTGAGATAAATAATTATAAGGCTTTTTGGTGTGCAGAGAAAGTACAGAATGCCATGTTGAAGTTTGAGTTGGAGCATCATCGTAAGCCCGCTATTGCTATGATGGGGTTGGCATTTAAGCCGGATATTGATGATTTGCGGGAGGCTCCTGCAAAATATATTACAACCAAAGTGATGCAAAGTTGTAATAATGCCAATATTTATGTGGTAGAGCCCAATGTACAAGAACACAATGTATTTAAATTGACTGACTATCAGGAAGCGTATGCCAATGCTGATATAGTGGTTTTCCTTGTAGCTCATACCCCTTTCAAGTCTCTCCCTTATGATGACAAGAAAATTATTCTTGATTTTTGTGGCATTTACAAACGATAA
- the wecB gene encoding non-hydrolyzing UDP-N-acetylglucosamine 2-epimerase: protein MKKIMLVFGTRPEAIKMAPLVKEFQKYPEEFKTIVCVTGQHREMLDQVLHIFEITPDYDLNIMKQGQDLYDVTARVLTGMRDVLKEVQPDVVLVHGDTTTSTASALAAFYQQIPVGHVEAGLRTHNIYSPWPEEMNRLITGRIATYHFSPTPLSRQNLLDEGVRESVITVTGNTVIDALYMVVNKIKSDKKLDKELEDILELAGYDVNRLSTGKKLVLITGHRRENFGDGFISMCKAIKYLTQKYPEVDFIYPMHLNPNVRKPIHEVFGEDLTTLNNMFFIEPLEYLSFVYLMEKSTIVLTDSGGIQEEAPGLGKPVLVMRDTTERPEALEAGTVKLVGTDYDKIVNEVSALLNNQDYYEQMSKAVNPYGDGLACDRITRFVMNYVSKKRIS from the coding sequence ATGAAGAAAATAATGTTGGTTTTCGGGACTCGTCCCGAAGCCATAAAAATGGCTCCTCTGGTGAAAGAATTTCAAAAATATCCGGAAGAGTTCAAGACCATCGTATGCGTTACCGGTCAGCATCGTGAAATGCTTGACCAAGTATTACATATATTTGAAATCACGCCTGATTATGATTTGAATATCATGAAACAAGGGCAGGATTTATATGATGTGACGGCTCGTGTTTTGACGGGTATGCGTGATGTATTGAAAGAGGTACAGCCGGATGTCGTTTTGGTTCATGGCGATACAACCACTTCCACGGCTTCCGCTTTGGCTGCGTTTTATCAACAAATTCCGGTAGGTCATGTGGAGGCGGGGCTTCGCACGCATAATATTTATAGTCCGTGGCCCGAAGAGATGAACCGTCTGATAACGGGTCGTATCGCTACCTACCATTTTTCACCTACACCGTTGAGTCGGCAAAATCTGCTGGACGAAGGCGTGAGAGAATCTGTCATAACAGTGACCGGCAACACGGTGATTGATGCGTTGTACATGGTAGTGAATAAGATAAAAAGTGACAAGAAACTGGATAAAGAATTGGAGGATATTCTCGAACTGGCAGGTTATGATGTAAATCGTTTATCTACTGGCAAGAAGCTTGTTTTAATAACCGGTCATCGTCGAGAAAACTTTGGTGATGGTTTTATATCCATGTGCAAGGCAATTAAATATTTGACTCAAAAATATCCTGAAGTGGACTTTATTTATCCGATGCATTTGAATCCTAATGTTCGTAAACCTATCCATGAGGTTTTTGGTGAAGACTTAACTACCTTAAATAATATGTTTTTCATAGAGCCTTTAGAATATCTCTCATTTGTTTATTTGATGGAAAAATCAACGATTGTTTTGACGGATAGTGGAGGTATTCAGGAGGAAGCGCCGGGACTTGGAAAACCAGTGTTGGTGATGCGAGATACTACCGAACGCCCTGAAGCATTGGAGGCGGGAACTGTGAAACTCGTAGGTACTGATTATGATAAGATAGTTAATGAAGTATCTGCTTTATTGAATAATCAGGATTATTATGAACAGATGAGTAAAGCTGTCAATCCTTATGGAGATGGATTGGCTTGTGATAGAATAACTCGCTTTGTTATGAATTATGTATCTAAAAAAAGAATATCGTAG